The segment ACGCGCAGATAGAAGTGGCCGCTCTCTGTGGGTAATCCACACTGCTCCACCGCCAGCAGCGCCGCCGCTTTGACATTGTTCATAATGCGAATGGGCAGCTGAATCTGCCTGCGCAGCGAGGTCAGCAGGTCAACATCCTGCCATTCCAGCGGCAACGAGATATGCATCCAGCCGCGCCGGGGATCGACGATGCCCGGAAAGCCCAGGCCAATGCCGAGCAGATGGGGGTAACGCTCGGTGAGCTGGCGGCAGAGCGTGGCCAGCTCGGCCAGTAACCGGTTCGGGTTACTGGTGTCGGTTCGCAGCGTCTGTTCAGCCAGTACCTGAGAAAAGTAGTCACAGACCCGCCAGTGGATGACGTTGCGTTCCACCATCACGCCTGCGCTCTGCAGTTTTTCCGGCCGCAGCCGGATGCCGATCTTGGGCCGCCCGGCGGCCGCCACGCTGACCGGCCCCAGCTCCTCTATCAGCGCCTGCTCCAGCAGATCGTCAATGATTAACGACACGGTATTCTTGCTGAGCGCCAGCGCCTCCGCCAGCTCCTGACGCGACGTGACTCGCTGTTTACGCAACCGGGCCATCACGCGTTTCTGATTATTCAGTCGCAGTAGTGCAGGGCCTTTGCCGTTCGTTTTCATCACGGGTTCACCCAACAGAGGAGTAAACATTGAGTTTATCAGCCCCTGCGCGTTCTATACCCCACACTTTTGCGGCCTGTTTCACACAACAGAAGCGCCCCTGGCCGGGAGCGTGACCGCGATCGGATTGCCGGGTCAGCCTGCGGTTCCGGCAGATCCGGCACGCGGTCGCCGCAAGCCAGCCGCGTTATCCGGCGGGGATTAATATTCGTCGCCGCGCACCCGACTGCGATAGCTTTCCCAGTCAAAGCGAACCCACAGGCTGTTGCCCAGGCGCATACGGTCCATCACGCGTTCACCCAGCAGGGCATTCATGCCCGCATGATCGAGGTTGGAGAGCATACCGGTCGGCCGTTTCGACGAGGAGCGGCGGTCGACGATCTGGTTGATAATCACCTTCTCGTAGCGCGATTCGCTCTGCATACCAATCTCATCGATGACCAGCAGATCAACACTGCTGAGATCCTGAATCAGACGCTCTTCGGTGATGCCGCTGCTGCCGCTAAAGGTGCCCTTCATGCTCGACATCAGGTCGGCGACCGTCACGATCAGCACACTTTTTCCGCGCAGGATCAGGTCGTTGCCGATCGCGGCGGCCAGATGGTTTTTACCCGTACCCGGGCGGCCTGAAAAGACAAAGCTGGCGATGCTGCCATCAAATTCAGCGGCGTACTGACGCGCCAGCTCCAGGGCTTTGCGCTGTCCCTCGTTTTCGACCCGGTAATTGTCGAAGGAGCAGTTGATATGCAGTTCCCGAATGCCGGAACGGCCCATCACGCGCTGCATTTTCATTGCGCGGTTCTCACGCACAATCGCCTCTGAACGCAGGCGACCCTGCTCCTGGTTCCACGCCAGCAGCTCTTCACCATTGGCGAATTTCGGCCGGGTACCGGCGGGCATCATTTTTTTCAGACGGTTAAAGAGATCGTCGGGCGTTTTCATTATTCACCTCGGAAACCATCGGGAATAGTACGGTCAGGATCGGGCAACTGCGTGATATCACGCTTCGGCTGCCCGCCGCTGGCGACGCGATTCATCTGGATGCTGCGTGCCAGCTTCTGCTGCCACTGCACATGGTGGAACATCCGGCCTTCCGCCTGCCAGTAGGCGACAAAGGCCGCCAGCTCGGCGGGCGTCACCGGTTCACTCAGCGCCACGCCCCAGATGGCGGCCTGACGCGTAAAGTCGGCATCTGGCTGCCAGCCCGGATACATGGCGAACTTCCCGGCCGGTGTGTGGAGTGGGGCGGGCGTATCGTCATACAGGCTGTCATCCAGCGCCACATCGTTTGGCTGCCGGGCGGCGGCTTCCAGCGCCAGCAGCTCCGCCAGACGCGCCGGGGTGATGGCATACATCACCGGCGCGTAGTTATCTAACACCGCCAGCGTGCCCTTTTCCGCCTGCTGGAGGGCAGTCAGCGGATCCTGTCGGAAGGCATCCAGGCCAATGAGCGTTGAAGTTAAGATTTTAGCTGACATGAAAAGACCTGAGGTTAACAAACACCTTGCGCCGGGAAACGGTCGCCAGCGCAGAAGGGGATATTGTACCTTTTTTAACGAGGGGGATCGCTTAAAAAGGGCCGTGATCAGTGCGAGGTGGCCGGAGGCGCAGCGTGGCGGGCCGGTGCGGATTCAGCGGCATGCAGGCTGACGGCTGTGGCGGCGGGACGGGTTTGCCATAAATAGCGAACCGAAGCGAGCCAGCAGAGGCTGTATCCCAGCAGTTCGGTGCCCTCTTCGGCCATGTTTTTCACTGCGCGGTTGTAATCGCCCGGCATCAGGTGCTGCCACAGCGCATGAATCCCAAACAGCCGTGAGAAGACCAGGACCACCAGAAAGCCGGAGGCCATCACCGGCCAGCTGCGATGCTGCACCAGCGCCGCCAGCCCCTTTATGGTCTGTTTCGGCGTGCGCAGCGCCACGGCCAGTGAACCTGCCGTCATGGCCAGCGCAAACCAGACCCAGCTGCCGTGCTGAATAGTGTCAAAGACGAAATCGAGTTCGCGGATCAGCATGCAGCTGTAAAAGCCAGCCACTAAGGTCAGCCCCCCACGCTGGCCAGCGCGGCCGCGGGCCGCAATGAAAAACAGCGCGGCGATGATCGCCAGCATCAGTTCCTGCGTGGTTTCGGTAAAAGAGGTTTCGTGCAGGGCATCGTTCATCCAGGCGACATCAACGTAGACAGGAATGATAGTCAGGGCGAGAACCAGAGCGGCCAGCAGGAAGACCACAATTTCGCGGCCAATAATTGTCAAATCGTTGCGCATAATGTTACCGGTATAATGATTAGCAGCCTCATTATATTTTAATCATCCGGTCGCCTTTCTCTTTTTATGCCCTGCTCAGAAGCTGGCACTGAAGCCAAAGCTGTAGAGTTGCTGCTCCTCGTTATTCAGCGCTTCGCTCTGTGAAAAGGAGGCAAATGCCGCCAGATTATCATTCAGAGGCAGCTGCGCCCCGATACTCAGGTCGATGCCATTGCTCTGATCTGAGCCGCTGGTGATGTCGCGCCCGACACTCTGCGGCGTATCGGCCAGAAAATAGTGATAACTTACCTGCGCCCAGGGCGCTATCCATCCCTGCTGCGAATCGATGCGCCAGCCAACGCTGGCGCTCTGCTCACGGCTCTGCGGATCGCTGTAGTCGCATTGCAGGCAGTTCGTCTGCTGCGGGTCAACTGCATACTGCGCCACCGGCCCGGTGGTGAAGGAGGAGGAAAGGGGCAGATCAATGCCAGCCCGGTAGCGTTTTCCCAGAGGTGTGGTGCCTGCGCTGCCGGTTTCGCTGTGCAACGCGATCGGTGAAGCCGTGGGGGAGTTGATGGCGGCCTCAAACAGGGCGCGGCTGTCATCGCTGAAGGCGAGGGGCGTCAGGGCAATTTTTTCGGCCAGAATCGTGTCGTAGTCGGGCAGCAGATCGGGGTGCTGAGGCGCGGGAGCGCCTCCGCGGGCAAACGTCGGTTGCGATAAGATTAATAGCCCTACAGCACAGCAGGTCCGCAGACCTTTTCCACCGCTTTCTGGCAACATCTTTTCTCCAGGCAGAGCTGAAGTGGTTATCCAACGTTCTGATCAAATTCCGAGCTGTCTCTGTTATTTACCCGGTGTTCGTTTAACTATCAACCGATTAATTCTAAGATCAAGCGGACCGCTAAAATATTCTCGTCATAAAGGAAAAAAGCGATGCAACGATGTGGTTGGGTAACGCAGGATCCCCTCTATCTGGCTTATCACGACAGGGAATGGGGTGTGGCACAGAGAGACAAACATGCGCTGTTTGAGATGCTCTGTCTGGAGGGACAGCAGGCGGGATTATCCTGGATTACTGTGCTGAAAAAGCGCGAAAACTACCGGATGGCGTTTCATCAGTTTGATCCCGCGGCCATCGCGCAGATGGATGCCGCAGCGATCGACGCGCTGATGCATAACAGCGGCATTATTCGCCATGCGGGTAAAATTGCGGCCATTATTGCCAACGCCCGGGCTTTTCTTGAGATGGAAGCCAAAGGCGAGGATTTCGGCCACTTCGTGTGGCAATTTGTCGATAACGTGCAAATCGTTCACCATCATCCCGATTACCGCCAGGCGCCCGCGACCTCAGAGCAGGCCATAGCGCTCTCGAAAGCGCTGAAGCAGCGTGGTTTTAAATTCATCGGCCCGACAATTTGCTACTCCTTTATGCAGGCCTGCGGGCTGATAAACGATCATCAGAGCAACTGTTTCCGCCATCCTGACAACCAGAAAGGCTGATTCCTGACAAATCAGGATTTTTCCGCACTACATTGCCTGGTCACAGGCGGCATAATCGTGCCACTTATGGGAAAGGTTTTTCCCGGTTTCTCGAATGTAAGGGAACAGAAATGCAGAAGAAATTAATCGCCATCACCTTGTTATTAAGCGGCAGTCTGGCCCTGCCAGGTTGTACTACTAATCCCTACACCGGCGAATCTCAGGCGGGCAAGTCAGGCGTGGGCGCAGGTCTGGGGGCGTTAGTGGGTGCCGGTGTCGGCGTGCTCTCTTCGTCGAAAAAAGATCGCGGTAAGGGTGCTCTGATCGGTGCCGCAAGTGGTGCCGCGCTGGGCGGTGGCGTCGGTTACTACATGGATGTGCAGGAAGCCAAACTGCGCGACAAGATGCGTGGCACCGGCGTCAGCGTGACCCGTAACGGCGATAACATCATCCTGAATATGCCAAACAA is part of the Pantoea sp. Ep11b genome and harbors:
- a CDS encoding ROK family protein, whose translation is MKTNGKGPALLRLNNQKRVMARLRKQRVTSRQELAEALALSKNTVSLIIDDLLEQALIEELGPVSVAAAGRPKIGIRLRPEKLQSAGVMVERNVIHWRVCDYFSQVLAEQTLRTDTSNPNRLLAELATLCRQLTERYPHLLGIGLGFPGIVDPRRGWMHISLPLEWQDVDLLTSLRRQIQLPIRIMNNVKAAALLAVEQCGLPTESGHFYLRVSEGIGGALIQHGDVFTGHSWTAGEAGHLIVQPGGPRCSCGRRGCLETLISKPAVNQQLAQRQPGLSWQSRDSATRVVDEVMTQAGGFLGAALGQIMLLLNPATIIIDCPWNVSETFCQAVRKTAQSNTLAFTASHTQLHFPENRIDPANGLALAVIEESEQRLI
- the dnaC gene encoding DNA replication protein DnaC: MKTPDDLFNRLKKMMPAGTRPKFANGEELLAWNQEQGRLRSEAIVRENRAMKMQRVMGRSGIRELHINCSFDNYRVENEGQRKALELARQYAAEFDGSIASFVFSGRPGTGKNHLAAAIGNDLILRGKSVLIVTVADLMSSMKGTFSGSSGITEERLIQDLSSVDLLVIDEIGMQSESRYEKVIINQIVDRRSSSKRPTGMLSNLDHAGMNALLGERVMDRMRLGNSLWVRFDWESYRSRVRGDEY
- the dnaT gene encoding primosomal protein DnaT, which produces MSAKILTSTLIGLDAFRQDPLTALQQAEKGTLAVLDNYAPVMYAITPARLAELLALEAAARQPNDVALDDSLYDDTPAPLHTPAGKFAMYPGWQPDADFTRQAAIWGVALSEPVTPAELAAFVAYWQAEGRMFHHVQWQQKLARSIQMNRVASGGQPKRDITQLPDPDRTIPDGFRGE
- a CDS encoding autotransporter domain-containing protein, which gives rise to MLPESGGKGLRTCCAVGLLILSQPTFARGGAPAPQHPDLLPDYDTILAEKIALTPLAFSDDSRALFEAAINSPTASPIALHSETGSAGTTPLGKRYRAGIDLPLSSSFTTGPVAQYAVDPQQTNCLQCDYSDPQSREQSASVGWRIDSQQGWIAPWAQVSYHYFLADTPQSVGRDITSGSDQSNGIDLSIGAQLPLNDNLAAFASFSQSEALNNEEQQLYSFGFSASF
- a CDS encoding DNA-3-methyladenine glycosylase I; protein product: MQRCGWVTQDPLYLAYHDREWGVAQRDKHALFEMLCLEGQQAGLSWITVLKKRENYRMAFHQFDPAAIAQMDAAAIDALMHNSGIIRHAGKIAAIIANARAFLEMEAKGEDFGHFVWQFVDNVQIVHHHPDYRQAPATSEQAIALSKALKQRGFKFIGPTICYSFMQACGLINDHQSNCFRHPDNQKG
- a CDS encoding OmpA family lipoprotein — encoded protein: MQKKLIAITLLLSGSLALPGCTTNPYTGESQAGKSGVGAGLGALVGAGVGVLSSSKKDRGKGALIGAASGAALGGGVGYYMDVQEAKLRDKMRGTGVSVTRNGDNIILNMPNNVTFDSSSSNLKPAGANTLTGVALVLKEYPKTAVNVVGYTDSTGSRALNMRLSQQRAESVASSLITQGVASDRLRTQGAGPDNPVATNSTEAGKAQNRRVEITLSPLG